From Saprospiraceae bacterium, one genomic window encodes:
- a CDS encoding M1 family metallopeptidase, which produces MNLYRRYLTIVLIFSWIIGVSQDKSGYFQQKLSYDIEIHLDDQKHELAGNISIRYQNNSPDVLDKIGFHLWPNAYSKKNTAFARQKLLHRSLKFYEAEPEQMGGLDSLSFTVDNFPARLEWVKGNPDMAWLILPKALKPGQTIEIKTPFTLDIPNSFSRLGQADQTYQLTQWYPKPAVYDRKGWHLMPYLDQGEFYSEFADYSVKINVPSSYLVAATGSLQNLEEKSYLLQRSEDSKIAIESGKDLVFPDGSDQNRKTLHYLAKDVHDFAWFADRKFYVQLDTLHLSDHKVVECWTFFNDRELWKNSVSFVKRAVQFYSDYVGEYPYPQATAVESALSAGAGMEYPMITVIGSAGSESSLDEVITHEVGHNWFYGVIANNERDHPFMDESINSYYENRYMDQYYPVRMEFSGIPFSRWFGRVDAEQLGYLLMARNYLDQHPDQNSEEILSINYGLDVYSRAPKQIAQAERLLGTDKFDQIMQTYFQRWKFKHPYPEDLYEIFKELSPLKMDWLFEKLIHKDQKIDYAIQDIKLKENLVQLKIKNKTAVNTPLHLSKMHRDEIVFDTLVDGFAGCNIITLKKDSTDQFRIDAREETYELYRHNNSIRTTGWFKKTEPFKFKILPALDDPYRNEIGITPVFGYNAYDGGMIGLFFSQPWLPPRSWRFNLIPLYSIRTHSLVGYSQFYLKRFFTESQIHHYQIGWDAKTYHFDQSNLHKPLKLRYYQLSPYLEFAFRTNLSKLLESKLRYSFHWIHDADATQMIGDTTFYIGPVRKSYIHELKYYFQDPHILRPRSFELLAQFQSYRILGRQASYLRVDAAFNQKWMIQKNRYFEMRLASSFFPHNTERESRSFASRDENILTRGSAGASFQNYHDYSNQEPFIGRSHYDGIWSQQIAWRQGGMKIANGIAQRNNLGNTNSFLAAINLSSDLPVKRIGKYIRPYFDMAYVHSYDASDPSWLASGGINLRLIDRFVNLYFPVWHSKAIRELYQSDHNNNYWRQITFSLRFKINGISDLAQFITIN; this is translated from the coding sequence ATGAATCTTTATAGACGCTATTTAACAATTGTCTTAATCTTCAGTTGGATTATTGGAGTTTCCCAGGATAAATCTGGCTATTTTCAGCAAAAATTGTCTTATGACATAGAAATTCACCTGGATGATCAAAAGCACGAATTGGCAGGAAATATCAGCATCCGATATCAAAACAACAGTCCGGATGTCCTGGACAAAATTGGTTTCCATCTTTGGCCCAACGCTTACTCTAAAAAAAACACCGCTTTTGCCAGGCAAAAACTTCTTCACCGCAGTTTGAAATTTTATGAAGCGGAACCTGAGCAAATGGGTGGTTTGGACAGTCTATCCTTCACTGTAGATAATTTTCCTGCACGCCTGGAGTGGGTCAAAGGAAATCCTGACATGGCCTGGCTGATCCTTCCTAAGGCTTTAAAACCAGGACAAACAATTGAAATAAAAACTCCATTTACATTAGATATTCCCAATTCTTTCAGTCGGCTGGGGCAGGCGGATCAAACCTATCAACTGACGCAATGGTATCCCAAACCCGCGGTGTATGATCGGAAAGGATGGCATCTGATGCCTTATTTGGATCAGGGGGAATTTTATTCGGAGTTTGCTGACTACTCCGTCAAAATCAATGTGCCGTCATCCTATCTGGTGGCTGCAACAGGTAGCTTGCAGAATCTGGAAGAGAAATCTTATCTCTTGCAAAGAAGTGAAGACAGCAAAATCGCCATTGAATCCGGCAAGGACCTAGTTTTCCCCGATGGATCGGATCAAAACAGAAAAACCCTGCATTATCTCGCGAAGGATGTTCACGATTTTGCCTGGTTCGCAGACCGGAAATTTTATGTGCAGCTTGATACCTTGCATTTGTCCGATCACAAGGTCGTGGAATGCTGGACCTTTTTCAACGATCGCGAACTGTGGAAAAATTCAGTTTCTTTTGTTAAGCGGGCCGTCCAATTTTACTCGGATTATGTAGGCGAATATCCTTATCCACAGGCTACCGCCGTCGAAAGCGCACTAAGCGCCGGAGCAGGCATGGAGTATCCCATGATTACCGTCATCGGAAGTGCGGGTAGCGAATCTTCTCTCGATGAAGTGATCACCCATGAAGTTGGACACAATTGGTTTTACGGCGTGATCGCAAACAATGAAAGAGATCATCCCTTTATGGACGAAAGCATAAATTCCTACTATGAAAATCGCTACATGGATCAATACTATCCGGTTCGCATGGAATTTTCAGGAATTCCATTCTCACGATGGTTTGGCAGAGTGGATGCAGAACAATTGGGTTATCTATTGATGGCGAGAAATTATTTGGACCAACACCCCGATCAAAATTCTGAAGAAATCCTAAGCATCAATTATGGGCTCGATGTATATAGCCGCGCTCCCAAGCAAATTGCGCAGGCAGAGCGCTTGTTGGGCACAGATAAATTTGATCAGATCATGCAGACTTATTTTCAAAGGTGGAAATTCAAACATCCATATCCGGAGGATCTGTACGAGATTTTCAAAGAATTGAGTCCGCTAAAAATGGACTGGTTGTTTGAAAAACTCATTCATAAAGACCAGAAAATTGATTACGCCATCCAGGATATCAAATTAAAGGAGAATTTGGTCCAGTTGAAGATAAAAAATAAAACAGCTGTAAACACTCCTTTGCACTTATCAAAAATGCATAGAGATGAAATTGTTTTTGATACTTTGGTAGATGGATTTGCTGGTTGCAACATCATCACCCTGAAAAAAGATTCGACAGATCAATTCCGCATTGATGCCAGAGAAGAGACCTACGAATTGTACAGACACAACAATAGCATTCGCACCACCGGTTGGTTTAAAAAGACAGAGCCCTTTAAATTTAAAATTTTGCCTGCGTTGGACGATCCTTATCGCAATGAAATAGGGATTACCCCGGTGTTTGGATACAATGCATACGATGGAGGAATGATTGGCTTGTTTTTTTCGCAACCCTGGTTACCACCCCGATCCTGGCGATTTAATCTTATACCACTTTATTCGATCAGGACCCATTCTTTGGTGGGATATTCTCAATTTTACCTCAAGCGATTTTTTACAGAAAGCCAAATCCATCACTATCAAATCGGTTGGGATGCAAAAACCTATCATTTTGATCAATCGAATTTGCACAAACCACTCAAGTTGAGGTACTATCAGCTTAGCCCTTATCTGGAGTTTGCTTTCAGGACCAATCTCTCCAAACTTCTGGAAAGCAAGTTGAGGTACTCCTTTCATTGGATTCACGATGCAGACGCAACGCAAATGATTGGAGATACTACGTTTTATATTGGACCGGTGCGCAAGTCTTACATCCACGAACTCAAGTACTATTTCCAGGACCCCCATATTCTTAGACCAAGATCGTTTGAGCTGTTGGCACAATTTCAATCCTACCGCATTTTAGGAAGACAGGCGAGTTATCTGCGAGTGGATGCAGCGTTCAACCAAAAATGGATGATACAGAAGAACCGCTATTTTGAGATGCGTTTGGCCAGTTCATTTTTTCCTCATAACACCGAACGCGAATCGAGATCATTTGCCTCTCGGGACGAAAACATTTTAACCAGAGGCAGTGCCGGAGCATCGTTTCAAAATTACCACGATTATTCCAATCAGGAACCCTTCATCGGGAGATCTCATTACGACGGAATTTGGTCACAACAAATCGCATGGAGACAGGGCGGAATGAAAATAGCCAATGGCATTGCCCAGCGCAACAATCTCGGCAACACCAACAGTTTTTTAGCGGCCATCAATCTGAGCTCGGATCTACCGGTGAAAAGAATTGGAAAATACATCAGACCGTATTTTGACATGGCTTATGTGCATAGTTATGATGCCAGCGATCCTTCCTGGCTGGCCAGTGGCGGCATCAATTTGAGGTTAATCGATCGGTTTGTCAATCTTTATTTTCCGGTCTGGCACAGCAAAGCCATTCGCGAGTTGTATCAATCAGACCATAACAACAATTACTGGAGGCAGATCACCTTCTCTCTTCGATTTAAAATCAATGGGATTTCTGATCTGGCCCAATTTATTACAATAAATTAA
- a CDS encoding enoyl-CoA hydratase/isomerase family protein gives MSTIFLEIKENVAYIKLNRPEVYNSFNREMSLDLQKVLDQCGSDSSIRALWISGEGKAFSAGQDLKEATDPDGPTIQTILNTHYNPLIERIRSVPKPVIAAVNGIAAGAGANLALACDVVVASNEASFIQAFGKIGLIPDCSGTFMLPRLIGWGRAAALMMTGEKVMAEEALRMGMIYKVYTADQFEAESKLLAQSLAAMPTKALAFTKFALNESFHSSLHVQLANELKYQIMSGETLDFKEGINAFLEKRKPVFKGQ, from the coding sequence ATGTCCACCATTTTTTTGGAAATAAAAGAAAACGTTGCTTACATCAAACTCAATCGACCAGAAGTATACAACAGCTTCAACCGGGAAATGTCATTGGATCTACAAAAAGTGCTTGATCAATGTGGATCTGATTCCTCCATTCGCGCGCTTTGGATCAGTGGCGAGGGCAAAGCTTTTTCTGCAGGGCAGGATCTCAAGGAGGCCACCGATCCGGATGGCCCTACCATACAAACCATTCTAAATACACATTACAATCCACTCATTGAAAGGATCAGAAGCGTTCCCAAACCGGTTATTGCTGCCGTCAATGGCATTGCTGCCGGTGCGGGTGCCAATCTGGCTTTGGCCTGTGATGTGGTGGTGGCATCCAATGAGGCTTCCTTTATTCAGGCTTTTGGAAAGATCGGACTTATACCGGATTGTAGTGGCACGTTTATGCTGCCCAGATTGATTGGCTGGGGGAGAGCAGCTGCATTGATGATGACCGGGGAGAAAGTAATGGCTGAGGAAGCTTTAAGAATGGGAATGATCTACAAGGTGTATACCGCAGATCAATTTGAAGCAGAAAGCAAACTGCTGGCGCAAAGTCTGGCAGCAATGCCCACCAAAGCCCTTGCCTTCACCAAATTTGCCTTAAACGAATCGTTCCACAGTTCACTTCATGTACAACTTGCCAATGAATTAAAATATCAAATCATGTCCGGAGAAACTTTGGATTTTAAAGAGGGGATCAATGCTTTTCTGGAAAAAAGAAAACCGGTTTTTAAAGGACAGTGA
- a CDS encoding TIGR04282 family arsenosugar biosynthesis glycosyltransferase produces the protein MKKDVLIIFIKNPIAGKVKTRIEKVTGAEKALSIYRELLTITRASVLNLPHTKCLYYSDFIDVNDEWSNNHFFKMKQSEGDLGKRMLTAFQDQEQSSERMLLIGSDCPYLTSAAILKAMDALDKVDVVIGPSNDGGYYLIGMKKVIPELFLNKNWSTDTLYRETIETLDALNFSHQSLDMLADIDHLEDWKAYLEYANKIH, from the coding sequence ATGAAAAAAGATGTATTGATCATTTTCATTAAAAATCCAATTGCCGGTAAGGTCAAAACCAGAATTGAAAAAGTGACAGGAGCTGAAAAAGCGCTATCTATTTATCGCGAACTCTTGACAATTACCAGAGCGTCTGTATTGAATTTGCCCCATACAAAATGCCTCTATTATTCTGATTTTATTGATGTGAACGATGAGTGGTCCAATAATCACTTTTTCAAAATGAAACAGTCGGAAGGAGATTTGGGAAAGCGCATGTTGACAGCATTTCAAGATCAAGAGCAATCCAGCGAACGCATGCTGCTGATAGGAAGCGATTGTCCTTATTTGACCAGCGCAGCAATTCTAAAGGCCATGGACGCTTTGGACAAAGTCGATGTGGTCATCGGGCCCTCCAACGATGGAGGATATTATCTGATTGGTATGAAGAAAGTAATACCTGAATTGTTTCTCAATAAAAACTGGAGTACTGATACTTTATACCGGGAAACCATTGAGACCCTTGATGCACTCAATTTTTCGCATCAGTCGCTGGATATGTTGGCAGACATAGATCATTTAGAGGACTGGAAGGCATATTTGGAATACGCCAATAAAATCCATTGA
- a CDS encoding S8 family serine peptidase yields the protein MKTDKTSKLFVVMCFITILFFGACKHDPANEYSAAFLKPEQGAIPDQYIVLFKDGVVELPKINPASLSRLDRPILAERKMEIVKTKAKELLQSIGVGEESVLEIYAELFQGFSAVLSKNQLESLLANPNIKIIEQDMEIRLPDISIEFLSPGLRNQQTPCGISNAGGSADGSGSGKWIWILDTGIDLDHPDLNVETSSSFAKSFVKGSKSPDDCHGHGTHCAGIAAAINNSIGVVGVSAGARVVPVRVLGCNGSGTTSAILSGLNHIAANDESGDVVNISLGGYWGSNCATNSSYVSALTAMSNAGTRVAIAAGNSSASATLYTPACINAANLHTIASMTCAKGWSSFSNFGIPPCDWIATGSSVYSTYKGGAYATMSGTSMAAPHVAGIMHNIQAGPNQNGTVSNGGLSYKIAVR from the coding sequence ATGAAAACAGACAAAACTTCTAAACTTTTTGTGGTAATGTGCTTTATCACAATTTTGTTTTTTGGTGCATGCAAGCACGATCCAGCCAATGAATATTCTGCTGCTTTTCTGAAGCCGGAGCAAGGAGCCATTCCTGACCAATACATTGTATTGTTTAAGGATGGTGTCGTTGAGTTACCCAAGATCAATCCTGCCAGCCTCTCCAGATTGGACAGGCCGATTCTTGCGGAGCGCAAAATGGAAATAGTGAAGACGAAAGCAAAGGAACTCCTTCAGTCCATCGGGGTGGGTGAAGAGTCTGTACTTGAGATTTATGCTGAACTATTCCAGGGATTTTCTGCTGTCCTCAGCAAAAATCAATTGGAGAGTTTGCTCGCCAATCCCAATATCAAAATCATTGAGCAGGACATGGAAATTCGCTTACCTGACATTTCGATTGAATTTTTAAGTCCAGGTCTGAGAAATCAGCAAACACCATGCGGCATCAGCAATGCGGGTGGATCTGCGGATGGAAGCGGTTCAGGCAAATGGATTTGGATTTTGGATACCGGAATCGATCTGGACCATCCGGACTTAAATGTTGAAACCAGCAGTAGCTTTGCCAAATCTTTTGTCAAAGGATCCAAATCCCCGGATGATTGTCACGGTCATGGAACCCATTGTGCAGGCATTGCTGCAGCGATCAATAATTCCATTGGAGTGGTCGGAGTTTCAGCAGGTGCACGTGTTGTGCCGGTGAGGGTTCTTGGATGCAATGGTTCTGGAACAACGTCCGCCATTTTATCCGGTTTGAATCATATCGCCGCCAATGATGAGTCAGGTGACGTGGTCAACATTAGTCTTGGAGGTTACTGGGGAAGCAACTGCGCGACCAATTCTTCGTATGTTTCAGCTCTGACTGCAATGAGCAATGCGGGTACCAGAGTAGCCATCGCGGCCGGAAATTCTTCTGCGAGTGCTACGCTTTATACTCCGGCATGTATCAATGCAGCCAACCTGCATACCATCGCCTCTATGACCTGTGCCAAAGGCTGGTCGTCATTTTCCAATTTTGGAATTCCGCCTTGCGATTGGATCGCCACCGGATCTTCGGTTTATTCTACATATAAAGGAGGTGCATACGCTACCATGAGTGGTACTTCGATGGCCGCTCCTCATGTTGCAGGCATCATGCACAACATACAGGCAGGACCCAATCAGAATGGGACGGTCTCCAACGGTGGTTTGAGTTACAAAATTGCGGTTCGATAA